Genomic segment of Malus domestica chromosome 15, GDT2T_hap1:
CGAAGGGGCGACGCCAAATTTTTTGTCGGCATCTGGGGGCACCAAATTTCACTGTTCATCGCTCTGCTTTATCTGTTCACTGAGCTTCTTGCTTTCTTATATAGATTAGAGATAATAtagaattttttgtttttgtcttggAAGAGTTGTattgagaagaagaaataaagaaGGATACATGATACATGTGCATCCCCATAATTGCGGAGGAAAAGAATCATTCCCAACTTTGATATATATTTACAAagaattaataattaatatagAGGATAAGTGGTTATCTACCACAGTGGTGTACCTTTCGTGTTTCTgccataatgaaaattttcttgtgAAGAAGAGTGTTGCCTTTGCATTATAGTGGGTTCAAATTCCGTCGGCTTCctaatttaacatctaatctaacaaatatattatttaatataaaaaaatgtagAGGCAAAGGGaagtaatatatatacatacgtaTATGTGTTGTATATGTTGATCAATCAGTATCCTTAAACATAAGGAGTTCTTAATAAACAACGAATAAGTGGTGATAGcaacaaatataaatatattgaaaaagaaaaattgaagaagatgcATGGCATGTGGAGTGTGGAGACACTCCTGGTGGACACCCTCGGGCAACAATATGGTAAGGCCATATCTAATCATTGagctaaaatctaaaatttttagtTCAGACATAGTTTTTCTATTCCAACCATTCTGACCTAAAATTTTAGTTCAAGATTagtaaagaatgaacttaggctaattttttttcttaaattaactttaaaaaaatttatgtagactatcgtaaattaattttatgaacattttaatataaaactatttaaattccgataaatattgaaaaatcactaaatcgatACATGAAACTCATGAAACCCTATGGAAGAATATTAAAATCATGATAAAGATGTATGAACACAAAATACATGAAACATACAAGACACACAGAACACATGTGAAACGCATCATACACAAAACACATGATAAATATGAAGcacacacaaaacacatgtgAAACACGTGACACACACAAAATACATACCAAAatacatacaaaacacatgaaacacaaacctaCACACATGAAACTGAAACATccaatcatcctctatataaaCACATGTTGAATATCAAACCATCACACAACatattcaccaatctttcaacttttaaagtgtttttgtttcctaaaaatcctcaatatctcatcaatgggTGATAGAAGAAGGCGTAGCAGGGCAATGCAAATGGCACAATACCAAGCAAGCCTTGACAATGCGGATGCAGAAATGATCAACGCAGAAGCCAAATTTGCAAACTCACTTATGCAATATGAGCACCATGCCGAATTTAGTTATCGTGGTTCTGTCACGGGGCATTCATTTGTGCAGTGTGATAGAGAAGAGTGTTATGACCGAATGATGAAAGATTATTTCATCGAATCTCCGAGACATCCTGCTCAAGATGTTCGAAGGCGGTTTCAAATGAAGAGAAAGTTTTTTGAAAGCATCTTGAGTCAATCATGACCACTACCTTGCAAGGAAGATAGATGTCATAGGCTGACAAAGTTTATCACCTCATCAAAAGCTCACATCTGCATTTCGGATGTTAGCTAATGGGTCATCTGTAGACTCAACTGACAAGTATTGCCAACTTGCAGAGACTACTGCTATTGAGAACCTGAAGCGCTTCTGTAAGGCAATTGAAGCCACATACCTCCGTAAGCCAAATCGTGAAAATTTAAAGAGGCTTCTACGCAAGGCAGACAAAAGAAGCTTCCCTGGCATGATAGGAAGTCTTGATTATATACGTTGGAAGTGGAAAAATTATCCTACTGCTTGGGCTGGCCAATTCAAGGGCCATCATAACAAGCCAACCATAGTGCTCGAGGTTGTGGCGTCTTAcgacacatggatttggcatgctttcttCAGCGCTCTTGGATCAAACAACGATATCAACGTTctttggtcttctcctttgTTCAATGATGTTGTCAATGGATGGGCACCAGACTTTCGATACAAGGTAAATGGTAATAGATATGAGCTAGGTTACTACCTAACTGATGGTGTTTATCCTAGTTGGTCTACCTTTGTCAAAAGTTATTCTCATCCCGATAGTGCGTAGAAGAAATTATTTTTGCAAAGGCAAGAGTCTTACAAGAAGGATGTGGAGAGAACGTTCGGGATCCTACAAGCTCGATGAGCCATTATTAGAAGGGCTGCACGATTGTGGCATACCGAAGACCTCCATTCAATATGATGACATGCATAATTttgcacaacatgattgtggaaaaTGAGTACAtcgaaattgaagaagattcagATGAAGATGTGAATGATGACCAACCAACATATGCAAGAGTTATGGCAAGAGATGTTGAATATCTCACTGCAACCACATATTGGACCTGACAGGATATGGTTACATTGAGTGAGTATATGATACGTTTAAATATAATTCAAGCTCCTCAAGGTCATGACACACTTCGCAAGAATTTGGTTGAGCATATATGGCGCCGAGAAGGTGAACGTTGATGAGGTTGGTGTATTAATGTgttcttttgttaattttaagtGTGCTAAGttattttatgtaataattttaaGTGTACTATGTTGGTATTTTCTAGTAATAAATTGAAGTGTTTTCTTGTGCGAAGTCTTTTGTCTAATACGTTGTCAAAATTATTGAATGTCGTTTgaattattgaaggcatctatTATACATCCAAGTGTGCAATAATAAGTACAATAATTATTGAAGACATCTAGATTAATAGAAACAATAAGTAATAAATCATAAATTTAATACACACGACAATTAATAAagtacataaacttaatacaaacgacaattcataaaccacataaaccacataaacttaatacaatcaATAATTCataaactacataaacttaataatgatatccaccaTCTTGGCTTGGTGGTGGACTTGATGGTGGACTTGGGATATAGCCTTGAGGTCattcatcatcttgaaatatactcctTGTAGCATACTTTTGCAAAATTTCATTTTGCTTACCACGTAGGaacttcttcctctctggagTGTATTTGTTGAGATCCTCAATcatgaaattaattttgaacctttcttgctccctatccccttcttccttcatgGCCAAACGCATTCGGGCCACTTCTTCTTGCCGAGAGTTATGGCTTTCGGACAATCTTGCAAATCCGGTAGCAATGTGTCCACTCATTGGCTCTtgggacttcccttttctctttgcttccttttgtTTATCTCTTCCCAGGGGCCTTGCAATAGAAGAAGTTGCAATAGAAGAAGTTGGGGTCATTTCATCGACACCTTCATTAACACCTTCATCTCCATCATTTGTCGGTGCAGCTTCACATTGAAATAATCTTCCCCATTATTGGTCTGCATCGGTTGCCTACCtcggacaatccttgaggacgtcccaagcatgatgcaacttaaaaggttgattttttggtgttacTCTTGTCATGTAAATTGCCATTGCTTTGTCACCTTatgcaaaaaatacataaaaataattagttgcaaaataatattatgtacatgacaaataaaatatcaacaaaaaaactCACAATTTATGCGGCACTCATTCCACTAGCCATTTCAACCACGGCTTTCTCCAAACTTCCCTTccataaagtgcatgctttgttgatagtCTTCCATCGATCGTAAAGACCACCACCTTCCCTCTTGCCGCCGTTGCAATTTTCATGAAACTTTTCAATGATTTTATCCCACagaacctttttattttgattcgtgCCAACTGCACCATCTTCGCTAATAGAAACCCATGCAAAGCATAAAGCAACCTTCCTCAtaggtccaattacgacctttaatatgctctcttgccatcttgaaaattttggaaatgggaagaaatggtagaaagaaaaattggaagaattgtaagaAAAAAGTGAGTTTGGTGtgaatgtttgaacaaatataggtatttatagagtttttgggtgaattttgagttaaatattttttttaattattttagctgttagatttaaatttgggccgttagatttttttttatcgttagatttgattatattcgatctcagccgttgatataaaaaatataaaaaataagttTGAATCTAGGCTattggatcaaccaacggccTGTTGATTCCATCCGTCGAATCAATAGAGCCGTTGGTGCGCCTAGGGAACGTGGCCGGCATGCCCACGTGGGTGGGGCCTAGTCGGTTTGATAGCGCGTCTGGTGAGTGGGTGGGGGTGTTTGGCGCACAAACGCCCGGTTTTAGGTGCACCGGTGGGGCCTACGCTGAATCCTGGGCTAATTTTTTTACGGAATTTGGCTTGAGTTTGActtttggcttttagcccaaacaTTTAGGTTGGGTTGGGTTTAGTGTTTAGGAACAATGAGCACACCCCAAACAATATGCAAATTGCAGAATTTAGATCATATCAAAAAAAGATGTCAAATCTTAAGTGAAATGTTAACTAATCACTTTTGACAGCAAATATTACTCCAATCGAACAATCTTTTAGTTGACCTGGAATGGCAACAAGGCTTCTAGCGTCAATTTCAACACTACCttaatttgcattttatttattttttaattggtACGTCCCATAATCCACCTGAATATAAAGCTTTAAAAATGATTttactgtttattttattttgaaacgGGCGTTATATGGtagtaaaataataattaacatACTAGTTGGAATACAAATAAATTTGATAGCATTCCTCAAAATAACACATCAACCATCAATTAagcatttaaataaaaaaaaattgacatatTTATTGAAGATGCTCGGTAAAAAGAAGTCAatagaaaattaattatttagttgtttacaaaaacaattaattattttgtttacaACAACTAAAATGGCTTAAGAGAATTGAGGGTAATGTTGTATAGCACTATGTAGCATGTGAATAAGAATCCATTTGAATTTTCAATCCCAAGtttgaaaatatataaagtCGGAAGGAATTTGATGAATGGAAAATGACTGCCAGCTGCATTGAATCATTCATCAATCCTACAGCTCTCACGGGCTCAACTTACATGAATCAAAGTTCGgatctctcttcctcttttcaACAGTTCAAATTTCTTGATCGTCGATTTAGAATTGCAAAATCTAGAAAagatctaacggtaaaaaaaaaagatctaacggtccaaatttaaatccaatggctagaataatcttaaaatttaaatattttttccaacggctagaataattttttttttaagtttatgtggtttatcatgattttcatgtattgatttagtgatttttcaaaatttatcggaatttaaatatttttaggttaaaatattcataaaattaatttaggatagtctacataatttttttttaaaaagttaatttaaaaaaaaatagccttaattcattttttgataatctgaggctaaaattttaggccaaaagggttggagtagaaaagctgtttctgggctaaaacctaaattttctgggctaaatatttttaggttttaggtcaggATTGAAGATGGTCTCACTAGCTCAACTTACATGAATTAAagttctctcttcctcttttcaACAGTTCAAATTTCTTGATCCGTGGATTTAGAATTGCAAAATCTAGAAAATATCTGAATTCTATGCACACCACTTGGCTTGGCACTTGATAAAGGTCAATGACGTAGGTCTCACAATTACGTaggcaaataaaaaaacaatttggatattgtataggataataataATTAGACAAATGCATAGTATAACAATTTGGAGAGAAACATGGGCTGATCTGTAATCTCAGATTAGTAATATATAATAGGATAATGTTAGGAACATTAAATTttcaaactaaattttgtaaatttaatttaaaattttagtttctcTTGCATTACTATATTGTATATTACAAATCTGAGACTAAGGAGGAACCCCTCTTTCTCTCCAAACCTAAACTTTTAGGAGTCTTCCAAAATTTTAACTGTAGATTACTATATAtgaaattaaatttgatttaacctAATGAAAAACATTAAACTTTTAACCGTTTGTAGATTAATCTACGTTTGTTTCATTTCACATATGTATTTTATCTTTTACTGCTAAGTTTAAAAAAGGCATGTGTGAGTGACTCTGTGTGCAAACTATGAAGTTGACATGTGCCTAATGTTTGTTGAAGGAAAATAACATAGCCATTGGCATATGTAATTATACAATTAGTTAGGCATGCAGCCTCTTTTGACTGAGTATCAAGATCCGAGACTGCGCGCGGCGGTTctccattttttatttctttctctgCTTTCCGGTCAAATAGGGGTACGGACATTCGTGTGCGAGACATGATGATGATACTCTTACCAGAATAGAGTCGGTCAGTCAAATAACACAAACAAAATTCTTTGACTGTTTCGGAGTACTGGTGTAAAAGAATAGTTAAATATTTCAAGGATTGTAATCgttaaacttttaatttttatacttctaaataaaaattgacgattaaaaataatatccaAAAAAAATCCCCAAATACCCTAAAAACGTGTGTGCAAATTGTAAGCAGCAGCAGATCATCTCCCAAACAATCAAAGTTAATTAAGTTTTGACCGTACGTGCTGATTCCGTAGTTATCATCTAATTACTTAAAGTGCATGTTTGAGATCAACACCTTCATTCGATTTCAATCTGATGACTGTACTGCTGATTTCTCTTTTATTCTAATTAAATTGCGATTGACCAGTGATCAATCCATGTTTATTTTATGTTG
This window contains:
- the LOC103400299 gene encoding uncharacterized protein, whose amino-acid sequence is MGDRRRRSRAMQMAQYQASLDNADAEMINAEAKFANSLMQYEHHAEFSYRGSVTGHSFVQCDREECYDRMMKDYFIESPRHPAQDVRRRFQMKRKFFESILNSTDKYCQLAETTAIENLKRFCKAIEATYLRKPNRENLKRLLRKADKRSFPGMIGSLDYIRWKWKNYPTAWAGQFKGHHNKPTIVLEVVASYDTWIWHAFFSALGSNNDINVLWSSPLFNDVVNGWAPDFRYKVNGNRYELGYYLTDGVYPSWSTFVKSYSHPDSA